A window of Candidatus Tectomicrobia bacterium genomic DNA:
AGCTTCCGGAGGTCAGGCTGGACATCTTCTCGTCGCGGATCGGGACATCGGACTTTTACAAGGAACTGATCAGCTCCTACACCGCCTTCCGCCGCGACCTGAACCGCAATTCCATCGAGCTGCAGCGGGTGCATCTGGAGCCCTCCGTCTCCCTGCCCTTGCAGACCGTCCCCTGGCTGGGCGTCACCCCCGAGTTCGGCATCCGTGAAACTTTCTGGACCGTCCAGAAGATCAACTCGTCCGTGGGCTCGAACCCCACCGACGCGGAGCGCAGGGAGGAGATACTCTCCCGCGAGATGTGGTTCGCCTCCCTCAACGTGCTCGGCCCCCGTTTCAGCCGCGTCTATGAGGGACGGGTGGGGCCGCTGCAGGACTTCAAGCACATCATCGGGCTCGAGACGGTCTATTTCTACAGCCCGGCGATGGATTCGGAGGACCGCCGGCTCATCATCCCGCTCGATGAAGTCGACTCTCTCCAGGACCAGAACACCATCACATATGCGATCGTCAACCGGTTCCTGACCAAGCTCGAGAAGGAAGAAGGCGGCTTCGAAACCCGCCAGCTCGCCCGCATCGCCCTGAGCCAGACCTTCGATGTCGCCGAGGCGCGGCGTACCCAGGACCTGGAGACCCGGGAGCGACGCCCCTTCGGCTTCATCCTTTTCGACGTCACATCCCGCCCGACGCGCCAGATCCGGCTCTTCCACCAGACCTTCTACAATCAATACGAGCAGGAGATCGACCTGCACTCCACCGGAATCCTCCTCGACGGGGGGCGCAACTGGTTCCTCAACGTCGACCGCACCTGGTCGCGCCAGCGCAACGAGTTCCCGTTCAGCACCGGCCAGAGCTTCATCAACTTCACAGGAGGGGTCGCCCTCGGCCGCCGGTGGTTCATCGAATACCTCACCCGCCTCAACAAGGTCGAGAGAGCCACCCTCGAGCAGAGCATCATCCTGCGCTACCAGAGCTGCTGCTGGGGGGTCGCCCTGACCTTGACCGACACACGCGACAAGAGCGAGATATTCGTCAACTTCAGCCTCCTGGGCATCCTGGAGGGGGAGCGTGTGCCGACCTTCAAGACCCGCCGCACGGTGACGGACGAAGGCCGCTTCCTGGGGGGCTCGGGCGGCCTGGCCCCGATGCGCTTTCAGTCCCCTCTCCCCCCTTGAGGCGGGGCCTCCGCCTCGCCATCCCCGGCGCCCCCATGCTAGGTTGCGGCCGAAGTCGGGTTGTTCGGCCGTCCGTTCGGTTTGACTTGGTTGGGGCGAGGGAGCCGATGGGGCGGGGATTGCCGGACCCCCTGGCGGGGCGGGCTAGCACCTTGCGTTGCAACATTCTTCGGCATATGCGCGCGGAGAGATTGACGCCTTGAACGTCCCCTTGATGGATCTGAAGGCCCAGCTCGCGGGCATCCGGGGCGAGGTGGAGGAGGCCATCCGGAAGGTCCTGGACTCAGTGGCCTTCATCCAGGGGCCCGAGGTGGGGCAGTTCGAGGAGGAGTTCGCCGCCTACTGCGAGGTCCCCCACGCCGTCGCCGTGGGGAACGGGACGGACGCCCTCGTCCTGGCCCTCGATGCCCTGGGGGTGGGGCCGGGGGACGAGGTCATCGTCCCCACCTTCACCTTCATCGCCACGGCCGAATGCGTGGTCCATGTAGGGGCCACGCCCGTCTTCGCCGACGTGAGCCTGGAGGACTTCAACCTCGATCTTGAATCGGTCCGGGAGAAGCTCACCCCGAGGACCCGGGCCATCATCCCGGTCCACCTCTTCGGCCACCCGGCCGACATGGAACCCCTGATGCAGCTCGCGGGTGAGCGCGGGCTGGCCGTCCTGGAGGACGCCGCCCAGGCCCACGGCGCCCGCTACAAGGGAAGAAGGACCGGCGGGCTGGGCCACGCCGCCACCTTCAGCTTCTATCCCTCGAAGAACCTGGGCGCCTGCGGCGACGGGGGCATGGTGGTGACCCGGGACGGAGAGGTGGCCGAAAAGCTCCGCTACCTCCGCAACCACGGGAGCTCCAAGGAGGACAAGTACCGCCACAGGGTGATCGGCTACAACAGCCGCCTCGATACCCTGCAGGCGGCCATCCTGCGGGTGAAGCTCCCCCATCTGGACGCGTGGAACGAGGCGCGCAGGCGCTGGGCCCAGGCCTACCGGGATCGCCTGGAGGGTGCCGAGGGGCTCGTGCCTCCACAGGCGCGCCCGTGGGCCGAGCACGTCTACCACCTCTTCGTGGTCCGGGTGAAGGACCGGGACCGCGTCGCCGAGCGGCTGCGGGCCGAGGGGATCTCCGCCCCCGTCTACTATCCGGGCTGCCTGCACGAGCAGGAGGCCTTCGCTGGAGCCGTCCCGCCCGGCCTAAAGCTCCCTCATGCCTCCCGGGCCACGAAAGAGG
This region includes:
- a CDS encoding DegT/DnrJ/EryC1/StrS family aminotransferase, encoding MNVPLMDLKAQLAGIRGEVEEAIRKVLDSVAFIQGPEVGQFEEEFAAYCEVPHAVAVGNGTDALVLALDALGVGPGDEVIVPTFTFIATAECVVHVGATPVFADVSLEDFNLDLESVREKLTPRTRAIIPVHLFGHPADMEPLMQLAGERGLAVLEDAAQAHGARYKGRRTGGLGHAATFSFYPSKNLGACGDGGMVVTRDGEVAEKLRYLRNHGSSKEDKYRHRVIGYNSRLDTLQAAILRVKLPHLDAWNEARRRWAQAYRDRLEGAEGLVPPQARPWAEHVYHLFVVRVKDRDRVAERLRAEGISAPVYYPGCLHEQEAFAGAVPPGLKLPHASRATKEVLALPLFAEMTEAQIDRVAETLRRALRG
- a CDS encoding LPS-assembly protein LptD, with the protein product MLFALAMALVLYAAPAAAQFAPPSAPLPQPRSPLPREGERKEGLRFLQDPTAAAAISADQLTEDRERQRVVGRGFADIRFGDKRIQADFVEVQSGTRDGVATGNIVFQAGNDRIVGTRIEFNLDSERVVIYDARGYLGGTYYITGDLLRRLAQDHYEVVDGTFTTCEGDRPDWGFRFKRSTFRVEGYAILDGPAVEVAGVPVGYLPVAVLPVKTRRATGFLVPQFGAGNRNGFEFSPAFFWAINEWSDATLGFDYLSKRGIRYKGEYRYILSGNTRGRVQGSFLRDKLEKGQFWDLKVDHLTLFPETASSFNAFIDLARRDVIDRSLERDLVERVRQNTDTTIQYTRNFPRADTQFKVGMRRQEGLDESDGQLFQKLPEVRLDIFSSRIGTSDFYKELISSYTAFRRDLNRNSIELQRVHLEPSVSLPLQTVPWLGVTPEFGIRETFWTVQKINSSVGSNPTDAERREEILSREMWFASLNVLGPRFSRVYEGRVGPLQDFKHIIGLETVYFYSPAMDSEDRRLIIPLDEVDSLQDQNTITYAIVNRFLTKLEKEEGGFETRQLARIALSQTFDVAEARRTQDLETRERRPFGFILFDVTSRPTRQIRLFHQTFYNQYEQEIDLHSTGILLDGGRNWFLNVDRTWSRQRNEFPFSTGQSFINFTGGVALGRRWFIEYLTRLNKVERATLEQSIILRYQSCCWGVALTLTDTRDKSEIFVNFSLLGILEGERVPTFKTRRTVTDEGRFLGGSGGLAPMRFQSPLPP